The genomic segment GTTTTTCTTTGCCTTCCCAAATTCCCATACATCAAACTTTCACTCCACGCCACGTAGTCAAATTGATTTTACGCTATCGACAGTCTGGGTGACAGTTTTCAAAGTTATATTCAGAGTCGTTTATCACCAGTGTTGATGTGATTAATTAGGAAAATAAGTTGACAGCTTGATTGTGGTGTCAGTGAGCACCGCCGCATGTGAAGTCGCcgctcagttttttttttttttttggtgggggggggggggtctattcTTGGAGCCTGATGACTTTCAGTGATTCTCTCTCTTGGGTGGAGAGACCCTGTGTGCAAGGGTGCAATGACGCAAAAGCAGCTTCTGTCTCGTGTCCACCACctcaggcataggcctacaaataagtGCCCACTGGCAACGAATTTAAAGTACTCAAACATCAGCTATTGTAGATTTCTGCAAGATGTAGATATGCCTGTCTTCAATTTGGCTATCTCAGTAAATGTGATACTTTGAAGAAAGCACTGTCTAGTCCCTGCTACGGAAATATCCCCCGTTTTATCCTCAAAAGAAATATATGAAATGGCACAATTGAATTGCGATGAGTCATCATTTTAGATGTGGAAATACCACTGAGAATCTAAATGGAATGTTTAAAAAAGATGATCTCCACAACCATGTTACAACAACAAACGTTCTCATTCTTTCAAACATAATGTTATTTAGATATCCAGAATGTCCGTAATATGCCTGGACCATCGTCGACAAGAAcgtcattttaaaatatgagctgGTCAAGGGAAAGGGGGCCAGAGTTTAGGCGGCAACACAAAGCGCTGGAGTCATACTGCTGTGGCTCACGAGGACACCTAGTGGGAGTACTGCGCAAGCCAGTCCTCTGTCTGCGCGCACTCCACTGCAAGTGTGCGTGAATGGGATGTTGTGACGTTGTTGGGCGCGAGATGTGGAGTTGGATGCTTTATTTTATTTCGCAGCCCACCCGCTCGTGGCGAGTGTGCCATTTCTGTGCACTTCTCCAAGCGACAATAAGTGCGTACCGATTTCTGCGTGACAAGTCTGTGGATTCTGGACAACCAAACAGCAAAGTGTGGCTTAACAATATCGTATTATGTTTTGATTATAGAAATACTTGGTGAGGAAGCAATGATTTAGGCTAATGTGtattaggcctattacatttTAACTAAGAAGTTATTCTATTTGCTCTGGCTGGTGACTTGGCGTGAAGAAGTGACGTCTCTTTGGGGGAAACAAGACCATTTGCGCAAAAGCTGGTGGGACGCACGGCTGTGCGTTTTCTCCTGACACCTGTTTTGGTGCATGGAGTCCGAGTGAGGATATTGCCATTTGTATGCGCTAAACCATGGCGGAGGGGTAACTTCCTCTTTTTAACGACTTCCATCAAGAGTGATTGAATGGACGCACCACGCATCATGGAAAGTGTCTCGAACGACCAAGACTTTTGGTCCCTCAACGAAACATGGAGAAACTCGTCTCTCAGCAACGCGACGGAGGCTGGGAACAACACTGTGAACCCGTTGAAGAGGAATGAAGAGGTGGCCAAGGTGGAAGTTACCGTACTCGCCTTGGTGTTGTTCCTGGCTCTGGCGGGTAACCTGTGCGTCTTGGTGGCTATCCACACGACCAAACACGCACAGTCACGAATGTATTACTTTATGAAGCATCTCAGTATCGCGGATCTTGTGGTGGCAATATTTCAGGTCTTGCCACAACTTATTTGGGACATAACTTTTCGCTTTTATGGACCAGATATTCTCTGCAGATTGGTCAAGTATCTGCAAGTGGTTGGGATGTTCGCGTCCACCTATATGCTTGTGTTGATGTCAATTGACAGGTGTTTGGCTATCTGTCAGCCTCTCCGTTCTTTACACAAAAGAAAGGACCGACTTTATGTGGTCTCCTCCTGGGTGATGAGTCTATTGTTCAGTATTCCTCAAGTGTACATTTTCTCCCTGAGAGAAGTTGGAAACGGCGTGTATGACTGTTGGGGTGACTTTGTGCAGCCGTGGGGCGCGAAGGCTTACATCACTTGGATTAGCCTAACCATCTATATAATACCTGTGGCGATACTGAGCATATGCTATGGACTCATAAGCTTTAAAATATGGCAGAATTTTAAATTGAAAACCAAGAAAGACCAGTGCATCACCCTCACCCCGAAGTCGTCCAAAGGCAACGCGCTCGCCAGAGTCAGCAGCGTCAAGCTTATCTCAAAGGCAAAGATCACCACAGTGAAAATGACATTTGTCATCGTCGTGGCGTACATCGTTTGCTGGACGCCGTTTTTCTTCGTGCAGATGTGGTCTGCGTGGGATCCAGCGGCGCCGAGAGAGGGTGAGTTCAGTTGTCGTGATGGTCAGCCAAAAAAGAACCGCTTCTGTGCGCATGGGGCACatcaatacgcacacacacagaaagacaaacaaagtTGAACAGTCAGTCTCATTGTCTTCCTTTGTAGTCATATGCAATCCATAAGGTCGGTATAATGCAGCTTTGCAAGCCCTTTCCACAATAGGTGCGATGTTTGATAATGCATTTACTTGTTCTCACTTCCAGTTCAGTTAGGCTATTGGACTATTCTCTCCAGGGTCAATATATGACTGTAAAAATAAATGTATATACTCAGTTTGTATGATTGAGTTAAATGAACATAGAAATCAAAATGCAAAATGGTTTACAACACTTCACTTATAATGGGAACTATTGattctgattaaaaaaaatatatactgtgtGGCAAGCCAATATTGACACTTGATGCCTCGTTTTGTTTGTGCATTGGAAACGAATTCATGTTATATTCGATTATCACACGAGTTGTCCCCGCAGGCTCGAAACCTGGCATGGTGcgaggcccctgtgtgtgtgtgtgtgtgtgtgtgtgtgtgtgtgtgtgtgtgtgtgtgtgtgtgtgtgtgtgcgtgtgtgtgtgcgtgtgcgtgtgtgtgtgtgcgcgcgtgcgtgtgcgtgcgccgtGAATGTCCTTGACTGCGTTCTTGGTTGCCTACTGTGAGTGCCTTCAGTCTTTGCGTAATCATTCCGTTTTCGCGGCACCTGGCCTCTTCACATCTGCCACGGCCTGCCTTGTTTACCTTTGACCACTGAATTTCAGAGCAACAGACGACCCCCTTTGAACAAGGGCTCGGCCATAACCATTTAGGCACTGTAAACGCAGACTGTTCATAGGTGAATGCGCTGTTGCCAAGTGGCCAAATTTGACTTGAGTTTACTTTTATAATGCAGCCTACCGCTTAATGGCAcacgtggacagtaattctaactccactttagataggtaaatagtggttattttttccaaattgtatatgggaagtaccatgaggttcattacaatactttaacagcaattataactttttgcactaaatattaagtgtttgatgacatcatcaatctaagaaatccaccgatgtgaattatgaccataacaagcatgtttatatctgaaaatcaaccacaccaaagggcaatttcaggttttaaaaaatattatgatgtttagtacagttcacttgagaagtctatgttgttaaaatccaaatttacaataaaggtaggtttttatacaatataaagctactgtccacgtatgtggacgttgtgcatcaagggagtctaatgataaacatattatttatgattaccgtgagaatattctgctcattttgggcaaatacttaatgttatgagcatttataatgattatagtgtgaaaataaattatttttaacatatttaacacattttaacacttttaatttaataaattcaagaaaaactacctaaaattagtgtttcacgcacgtgtctataggcatatttcgggtttctttcaccacaaaatgacacaaatgatgtaggaatgagctagaatacatgctgaatcaaatacagatctgtcttcatcagaattgaagtttttttccacatgcaacaaggtttccccacaaatcttgccatagctgtgtatgtaaatattgctaaattgacagttttttttctcttttttcatctttgttcgttaaatactgtaatatataatgtgtaagtgtcatgtaatgttttaatattacatatagtaacatggaaagtaagtaaaataacttgcatttataataggaggtctatttaacactattttttacagaaaatacttgaaaatgctgatgaatgactacagaacgcatgtgtctggaggcaaatttcatattacctttcatatagggacaacataaatgatgtaggattgagctagaatccatgctgaatcaaatacagatgtgtcttcatcagaatttaaggttttttccacatgcaacaaggtttccccacaaatcttgccatagctgtgtatgtaaatattgctaaattgacaggttttttttcctctttgtttcatctttgttccttaaatagtgtaatgtataatgcataagtgtcatataatgttgtaatatgacacaaggtaacatggaaagtaagtaaattaacttacatttataatagggggtctatttaacactattttttttacagaaaatacttgaaaatgctgatgaatgactacagaacgcatgtgtctggaggcaaatttcacattaccttttatacagggacaacataaatgatgtaagattgagctagagtacatgctgaatcaaactgagctttttgttcaccagcattggctgtcttcttgaATGCAATAAcaatttcccacatatttttctatgaccgcctatataaacaatgctatttttatatatatgtttttgttgttggttaattacagtgatatatggtgttaaagtgttatattgtgttgttatatagcataaaacaccataaaaatgaataaaacagcttaatttgaacttgaaataccgtataggcctatataacttttcactcctttgatgcgcagtgtccacatatgtggacagtaaaataacttccacatcaaaagagatttttgaaaaattccaaaagattcttcatattagctccattatgagtgagaaaatcaatatattaaaaatcttgcacatttttttcatggtgtctgcatgaaagggttaaggaAGATAAGACATAGGGCTTATTATACAAGTATCACAATGCAAAAATGGACCTCCATGAAAAATAGCCAGCGCGTGTGAGTCTTCAATCCTGCAGCAGACCTGGCCCTCCGCTGTCTCAgaaacgctacacacacacacatacacaagtatgAGTCATCCCTATGGCAGACATCTCTGCAAGTCATGATACAAGCCCTGGGTGGTAGATTAACCACCGCTGGCCATATAAATAAAGACATCAAATAAGCCACGACTTACGAAGCAATAAAAGACTACCTCATTATGTTTACAATCCTAGAGCACATCTCGATGAGTGACCTGGGAATATAAACTGTGGCCAACATAGCAGTTATGCTTTAAGTGTTTCTAATAAATGAGATTTGAAATGAATACGACCTACAcgttaacaccacacacacacacacacacacacacacacacacacacacacacacacacacacacacacacacacacacacacacacacacacacacacacacaaatgaaaagttAGATGAGATCCCATGGTGCATCAGTCTGCCCATGGATTGTACATTTCTGCATCACATGATGCTCCTGTGATAGGTTTAGCATTGTCAGGAGAAAACGGTGTCCCAGCAGTGCTCCAAAACAGATCCAGGATTGACAAAGGAACTCATGAATATCTGAAATTGTCATTTGTACTTGCCAAAATAACTGTAGTAGAATTAGACAACTATTGAAATACCAATCATTTAAATAATTGAATTCATTTCTGCAGCACAAGCTGTTACCAAACCTAAATTTGCCGTGCTAGGATTAGCAAAGTCATGCTTTTTAATTCCAAATGTAGAAAAAAATTATACACAGTCTTTCTGTAAATTAAAACTAAAACCCAGTAGTACACACAGAGCAAGCTGGGAGGTAGAAGAACACACTTTGAAAGTGCGCTGTGCACATGGCTGTCgtcttgttgtttttgtttttttacagctGTAATGACAAAAAGTGCAGTGTGCATAAGTGTAATGGCAAAAAGTCCTAAAAAGGCAAAGAGACACAAAGCTGCATTGCTAAAATGTCCTTTCACAGAAAAGAGCTACTTCATGAacttttttttcgttctttcacCAAAATACAGAACGTGAACGTGTTTTTGTCGCGAGTAGTTGTCAAGCCATGTTTGCCTTGTTAAAATCAGAGCCGTCTCTATTCACTCCCCCGGGTCATTCTCTAACGATTTCCCCCTCCGCTGCAGGAGCCAAACTGCAGAGGCAACAGAACTATCCATCCTACTCTAACTCTGGAGGCCCGTGTTTGACTTTTGTGAGGCTTGGGGCTCAGCAGAAATGTGAAATGGGCTCAAACAGCCTCCCGAAGCAATATATTTGATTACAGTCGCAGGAGTGCTTTCCGTTTTTCTATTGCCTttggagcgctctctctctctctctgtctctttaactGGTCGAATAATCCATTGGAGCCCAGAGATATTAGAGAGGATTTGCACAAATGGAATCTGGACTGGAAACATCCTCCTCCTTCATACGCCATACGTACTCagaagatacatacacacacactgtctgtctgtctgctctgtctctctgtctctgtctgtctctctgtctgtctctctatcacacacacacacacacacacacacacacacacacacacacacacacacacacacacacacacacacacacacacacacacacacacacacacacacacacagccagccagacagccaccAAGTGAATCCACTGAAGCGGAACGTTCTCATCAGCTGGCCTCTTCAGTCAGGTACAAGAGCTAATTAGCGAGCTCGCCCATGCCTCGTCCACAATCACACTCCCAGGAACAGGCTGGTAGCTACTTCAAGACAGTGAGAGTTTAAAACGAACCATCGTTCCATTAATGATGACAAATCACCTGTTTAGGAGCATCCTTGAAAGGAGGTCTAGTCAGCCATTTTATCACCTTCCAAATGTCATGGACATCCTCAAACAGTGTCATTTTATAGCAATGCAATTCTGCACATATTGGCTCAATTATATCCTTAACATAATATGTTGATTTGTGTTATTGTATATTAACATATCTGATCTGTATTTGATTTGTCCTAATTGTATATGAACGCAGACATAAATGCAGACATACTGTAACAGGGCAGAAAGACAAGACTTTGGGCAATAGGGTAGGCCTACAATAGGTTTGGGACAATATTTTCTATTTGACAATCTTCATGGATTTGAAACATTTAATTTTTTTCAGGCACTCTGGATTGCTGGTCATGTTCAGAAGTTCTGCCCTATATAGGGCTAATCTGTATAAAATGCGTTGTAGATCACATTCCGTTGGTATCTCCTGCTGTAATGGTGCCCCTGGCTCTGGGAGTTTTTGGCCAAAACATGACTGCATTCATGAGGCATGCATGCTGCTCTATAGGGGCACAAATCTAGCTCACACCcgatatgtaggctacaacagtgaCTGAACTATGGCCATGTAACGTTATGTAACATTTACATGTAGCTGTCGAGCTAGCTTGTCTGCAGTACTtctagcaggatattttttttgtgttgcttTAACTTTTTTGGATTGATATGGTGTCCAGAATTGAAGCTATACATTTATAGAAAGTGTCAATTTAACTCTTATTATGTAGGCACACGTAGTACTATATCCTCAAAATGTTCAACTCAACTCAGCTCTGGGTTGCTGACAAAAAGGTCCCACAGCTAGATGATGTATAGAGAGAAGGGACGGTTGAACTAGTTTCAAGTCCCACTGATGGGCAAGAATGGttaagcagtcatgggtaagtggtaagggtgtcagacttgttgtCAAAATGTTGCCTGTGACTGAGGTatcctaagcatggtaccgtcccgccgcacggTTCCCTTGGGGAACCATTGGGGgctccccccttgcacgggtgaagcataaatgcaatttcattgtgtgcagtgtgcagtgaacacttgtgtgctgtggagtgctgtgtcacaatgacaatgggagttggagtttcccagttgggctttcacttcactttcactttcagatacACTTAACACTGGGGTCAATCGAGGACCGTGGGCCAGAAACAAAACTGATATTTATGGACCTCAATATTGTCTTCCCAAATGCCACGCTCATAAAGATGACGGAACGCATCGCCTCCTCAAATAAATCAGTGAAATATGTGTTGGTTTTAACTCCCCGTGTCTGAGTTGAAATGGTGTCATATTTGATGTTATGCATTTGAATGCGGTAGTTCATGCTGTTAGTTAATTCTGATTTGCCAAAATGTTAAAATCAACTCTCTGGGAGTAAAAAAAAAGCCCCACCGATAAATATAACTGCATGGAGTCCATCGAAGACCATGGGCCGGCCCGAAACAAAACGGATGTTCATGGACCTCAGCATTGTCCTCCAAATGCCGCGCTCATAAAGATGACGGAACGCATTCGCCTCCTCAAATAAAACAGCCAAAGTGCTCCCCCCCACTATCAGCAGCAGGCGGCAGCAATTTGTCAGTATAATGCCTGACAATGACGCGCATTCACCAAAAGCTGAGGCTGGCCAGGGAAGATGTTCCCAGAGTCTTTGAGAGTCTTTTGCCTCCTTTCATGCTGATTTACCTGTTTTTTTGTGGGGGCTCGTTTGCAGCAGGCCTGCTGCTGTCTTCAGGGAATGTGTCCTGTATTCCGTGAAGGATGG from the Engraulis encrasicolus isolate BLACKSEA-1 chromosome 14, IST_EnEncr_1.0, whole genome shotgun sequence genome contains:
- the oxtra gene encoding oxytocin receptor — protein: MDAPRIMESVSNDQDFWSLNETWRNSSLSNATEAGNNTVNPLKRNEEVAKVEVTVLALVLFLALAGNLCVLVAIHTTKHAQSRMYYFMKHLSIADLVVAIFQVLPQLIWDITFRFYGPDILCRLVKYLQVVGMFASTYMLVLMSIDRCLAICQPLRSLHKRKDRLYVVSSWVMSLLFSIPQVYIFSLREVGNGVYDCWGDFVQPWGAKAYITWISLTIYIIPVAILSICYGLISFKIWQNFKLKTKKDQCITLTPKSSKGNALARVSSVKLISKAKITTVKMTFVIVVAYIVCWTPFFFVQMWSAWDPAAPREAMPFIISMLLASLNSCCNPWIYMFFAGHLFHDLRQSLLCCSAHYIKTSRGCRCERDQDSSRKSNSSTYVIKSTSSQRSITQTSTT